One genomic window of Garra rufa chromosome 2, GarRuf1.0, whole genome shotgun sequence includes the following:
- the eif3s6ip gene encoding eukaryotic translation initiation factor 3 subunit L isoform X1, with translation MEDEEQYDPYTYPSDYDYHTGDPKADLAYERQYEHQQTYHVIPEVIKNFLQYFHKTISDLIDQKVYELQANRVSSESIEQKIYEIQDVYENSWNKLTERFFKTSPWPEAEAIASLVGNDAVFLILYKELYYRHIYAKVSGGPTLDQRFESYYNYCNLFNYILNADGPAPLELPNQWLWDIIDEFIYQFQSFSQYRCKTAKKSEEEIEFLRNNPKIWNVHSVLNVLHSLVDKSNINRQLEVYTSGGDPESVAGEYGRHSLYKMLGYFSLVGLLRLHSLLGDYYQAIKVLENIELNKKSMYSRVPECQITTYYYVGFAYLMMRRYQDAIRVFANILLYIQRTRNMFQRTTYKYEMINKQNEQMHGLLAIALTMYPMRIDESIHTQLREKYGDKMLRMQKGDLQVFEELFSFACPKFLSPVVPNYDNVHPNYHKEPFQQQLKVFAEEVQQQAQLSTIRSFLKLYTTMPVAKLAGFLDMSEQEFRIQLLVFKHKMKNLVWTSGISALDGEFQSASEVDFYIDKDMIHIADTKVARRYGDFFIRQIHKFEELNRTLKKMPLTSAASTSSNAAARAT, from the exons ATGGAAGATGAAGAG CAGTATGACCCGTATACCTACCCCAGTGATTATGACTATCACACCG GCGACCCTAAAGCTGATCTGGCGTATGAACGTCAGTATGAGCACCAGCAGACGTATCATGTGATCCCTGAGGTCATCAAGAACTTCCTGCAGTATTTTCATAAAACCATCTCAGACCTGATCGATCAGAAGGTTTACGAGCTGCAGGCCAACCGTGTGTCCAGCGAGAGCATTGAGCAGAAGATCTACGAGATCCAGGATGTTTATGAGAACAG ctgGAACAAGCTGACAGAGCGCTTCTTTAAGACGTCTCCATGGCCGGAGGCAGAAGCCATCGCTTCCCTGGTTGGAAATG ATGCAGTTTTCTTGATCCTCTACAAGGAGCTGTACTACAGGCACATCTACGCCAAAGTCAGC GGAGGTCCAACTCTTGACCAGAGGTTTGAGTCCTACTACAATTACTGCAACCTCTTCAACTACATCCTCA ATGCTGATGGACCTGCACCTCTGGAGCTTCCTAACCAGTGGCTGTGGGACATCATCGATGAGTTCATTTACCAG TTCCAGTCGTTCAGTCAGTATCGCTGTAAGACGGCCAAGAAGTCAGAGGAGGAGATCGAGTTTCTGAGGAACAATCCCAAGATCTGGAACGTTCACAGCGTGCTGAATGTCCTTCACTCACTGGTGGACAAGAGCAACATCAACCGTCAGCTGGAGGTGTACACCAGTGGAG GTGACCCAGAGTCCGTGGCTGGAGAATATGGCCGTCATTCTCTCTATAAGATGTTGGGTTATTTCAGTCTGGTGGGATTGCTGAGGCTTCACTCTCTGTTGGGCGATTACTATCAGGCCATCAAAGTCCTGGAGAACATCGAGCTCAACAAGAAG AGCATGTATTCACGTGTGCCCGAGTGTCAGATCACAACCTATTACTACGTGGGTTTTGCGTATCTGATGATGAGACGCTATCAGGACGCCATTCGCGTCTTCGCCAACATCCTGCTGTACATCCAGAGGACCAGAAACATGTTCCAGAGAACCACCTACAAATATGAGATG ATTAATAAACAGAACGAGCAGATGCACGGGCTGCTGGCCATCGCCCTCACCATGTACCCCATGCGCATTGATGAGAGCATCCACACACAGCTGCGCGAGAAATATGGAGACAAGATGCTCCGCATGCAGAAAGG AGATCTTCAGGTGTTTGAGGAGTTGTTCAGCTTTGCCTGCCCTAAGTTCCTGTCACCTGTAGTTCCAAACTATGATAACGTTCATCCAAAttaccacaaagaaccattccagCAGCAGCTCAAGGTGTTTGCAGAGGAGGTGCAGCAGCAGGCACAACTCTCCACCATCCGCAG TTTCCTGAAGCTCTACACCACAATGCCTGTTGCCAAACTGGCTGGATTTCTGGACATGTCCGAGCAGGAGTTTCGCATTCAGCTGCTGGTCTTCAAACACAAGATGAAGAACCTGGTGTGGACCAGCGGCATCTCTGCTCTGGACGGAGAGTTTCAGTCTGCCTCAGAGGTCGACTTCTACATCgacaag GATATGATTCATATTGCAGACACCAAGGTTGCCCGGCGCTATGGAGATTTCTTTATCCGACAGATCCACAAGTTCGAGGAG
- the eif3s6ip gene encoding eukaryotic translation initiation factor 3 subunit L isoform X2, giving the protein MEDEEYDPYTYPSDYDYHTGDPKADLAYERQYEHQQTYHVIPEVIKNFLQYFHKTISDLIDQKVYELQANRVSSESIEQKIYEIQDVYENSWNKLTERFFKTSPWPEAEAIASLVGNDAVFLILYKELYYRHIYAKVSGGPTLDQRFESYYNYCNLFNYILNADGPAPLELPNQWLWDIIDEFIYQFQSFSQYRCKTAKKSEEEIEFLRNNPKIWNVHSVLNVLHSLVDKSNINRQLEVYTSGGDPESVAGEYGRHSLYKMLGYFSLVGLLRLHSLLGDYYQAIKVLENIELNKKSMYSRVPECQITTYYYVGFAYLMMRRYQDAIRVFANILLYIQRTRNMFQRTTYKYEMINKQNEQMHGLLAIALTMYPMRIDESIHTQLREKYGDKMLRMQKGDLQVFEELFSFACPKFLSPVVPNYDNVHPNYHKEPFQQQLKVFAEEVQQQAQLSTIRSFLKLYTTMPVAKLAGFLDMSEQEFRIQLLVFKHKMKNLVWTSGISALDGEFQSASEVDFYIDKDMIHIADTKVARRYGDFFIRQIHKFEELNRTLKKMPLTSAASTSSNAAARAT; this is encoded by the exons ATGGAAGATGAAGAG TATGACCCGTATACCTACCCCAGTGATTATGACTATCACACCG GCGACCCTAAAGCTGATCTGGCGTATGAACGTCAGTATGAGCACCAGCAGACGTATCATGTGATCCCTGAGGTCATCAAGAACTTCCTGCAGTATTTTCATAAAACCATCTCAGACCTGATCGATCAGAAGGTTTACGAGCTGCAGGCCAACCGTGTGTCCAGCGAGAGCATTGAGCAGAAGATCTACGAGATCCAGGATGTTTATGAGAACAG ctgGAACAAGCTGACAGAGCGCTTCTTTAAGACGTCTCCATGGCCGGAGGCAGAAGCCATCGCTTCCCTGGTTGGAAATG ATGCAGTTTTCTTGATCCTCTACAAGGAGCTGTACTACAGGCACATCTACGCCAAAGTCAGC GGAGGTCCAACTCTTGACCAGAGGTTTGAGTCCTACTACAATTACTGCAACCTCTTCAACTACATCCTCA ATGCTGATGGACCTGCACCTCTGGAGCTTCCTAACCAGTGGCTGTGGGACATCATCGATGAGTTCATTTACCAG TTCCAGTCGTTCAGTCAGTATCGCTGTAAGACGGCCAAGAAGTCAGAGGAGGAGATCGAGTTTCTGAGGAACAATCCCAAGATCTGGAACGTTCACAGCGTGCTGAATGTCCTTCACTCACTGGTGGACAAGAGCAACATCAACCGTCAGCTGGAGGTGTACACCAGTGGAG GTGACCCAGAGTCCGTGGCTGGAGAATATGGCCGTCATTCTCTCTATAAGATGTTGGGTTATTTCAGTCTGGTGGGATTGCTGAGGCTTCACTCTCTGTTGGGCGATTACTATCAGGCCATCAAAGTCCTGGAGAACATCGAGCTCAACAAGAAG AGCATGTATTCACGTGTGCCCGAGTGTCAGATCACAACCTATTACTACGTGGGTTTTGCGTATCTGATGATGAGACGCTATCAGGACGCCATTCGCGTCTTCGCCAACATCCTGCTGTACATCCAGAGGACCAGAAACATGTTCCAGAGAACCACCTACAAATATGAGATG ATTAATAAACAGAACGAGCAGATGCACGGGCTGCTGGCCATCGCCCTCACCATGTACCCCATGCGCATTGATGAGAGCATCCACACACAGCTGCGCGAGAAATATGGAGACAAGATGCTCCGCATGCAGAAAGG AGATCTTCAGGTGTTTGAGGAGTTGTTCAGCTTTGCCTGCCCTAAGTTCCTGTCACCTGTAGTTCCAAACTATGATAACGTTCATCCAAAttaccacaaagaaccattccagCAGCAGCTCAAGGTGTTTGCAGAGGAGGTGCAGCAGCAGGCACAACTCTCCACCATCCGCAG TTTCCTGAAGCTCTACACCACAATGCCTGTTGCCAAACTGGCTGGATTTCTGGACATGTCCGAGCAGGAGTTTCGCATTCAGCTGCTGGTCTTCAAACACAAGATGAAGAACCTGGTGTGGACCAGCGGCATCTCTGCTCTGGACGGAGAGTTTCAGTCTGCCTCAGAGGTCGACTTCTACATCgacaag GATATGATTCATATTGCAGACACCAAGGTTGCCCGGCGCTATGGAGATTTCTTTATCCGACAGATCCACAAGTTCGAGGAG